In Allocoprobacillus halotolerans, a genomic segment contains:
- a CDS encoding TetR/AcrR family transcriptional regulator gives MEIKDTKTLLSQSLMSLLQTKKLDQIRVYEICQECGLSKKAFYYHFQDKYDLATYMTNEIESENIKDFLYTDSIYKDICLGNPLLLHVVEGSEELLSKRVQLWLKQYPPIIGYHMFIHCHDKNNPNNYRHECECIGRKKLLEDIFQKLHLQMDDKFIDLAVTSLTSIADYYYSRWNYQNDYNETEGNELIITSINMLNFWIQTAKRKDQSCLD, from the coding sequence ATGGAAATTAAGGATACAAAAACATTATTATCTCAGTCACTTATGTCTTTACTTCAAACAAAGAAATTAGATCAAATTCGTGTTTATGAAATATGTCAAGAATGTGGTTTAAGTAAAAAAGCCTTTTATTATCATTTTCAAGATAAATATGATTTAGCAACCTATATGACCAATGAAATCGAATCTGAAAATATCAAAGATTTTTTATATACAGATAGCATTTATAAAGATATTTGTTTAGGAAATCCCTTATTATTGCATGTTGTAGAGGGATCTGAAGAATTATTAAGTAAAAGAGTTCAATTATGGTTAAAACAATATCCACCTATCATTGGGTATCATATGTTTATTCATTGTCATGATAAAAATAATCCTAATAATTATCGCCATGAATGTGAATGCATAGGAAGAAAGAAATTGCTTGAAGACATTTTCCAAAAACTTCATCTTCAAATGGATGATAAATTCATTGATTTAGCTGTTACTTCTCTTACAAGTATTGCAGATTATTATTATAGTCGTTGGAATTATCAAAATGATTATAATGAAACCGAAGGCAATGAACTCATTATAACATCCATTAATATG
- a CDS encoding SDR family NAD(P)-dependent oxidoreductase, whose amino-acid sequence MGQLLKGKAAVVTGAGGDCGIGRAIALAFASEGASVVVNDFAQYEDGTKMADTVVQQIVENGGQAVANYDSVATMEGGKNIIQTCIDHFGKIDILVNTAGNHIGGLIEEATEEQLDSLYQVHMKGHFACTQAAVKEMRKQGNGGSIINFSSPSAFGGEGAQGWQLLYGSIKAAILGFTQHLSVGLANDHIRVNAIMPAAISKLNTSATQFVDMGDGLPYTDGYQSAEHISDVVLYLASDTSQHITGKYLYIRSSDICSFARSCSIIDSQHKFFRKANGEHWTQEELAKLPL is encoded by the coding sequence ATGGGACAATTATTAAAAGGAAAAGCAGCTGTTGTGACTGGAGCAGGTGGAGATTGTGGAATTGGTCGTGCCATTGCATTGGCATTTGCTAGTGAAGGTGCAAGTGTTGTTGTGAATGATTTTGCACAATATGAAGATGGGACAAAGATGGCTGATACTGTTGTTCAACAAATTGTTGAAAATGGTGGTCAGGCGGTAGCAAATTATGATAGTGTAGCAACTATGGAAGGTGGAAAAAATATTATTCAGACATGTATTGATCATTTTGGAAAAATTGATATTCTTGTGAATACTGCAGGAAATCATATTGGTGGATTGATTGAAGAAGCAACGGAGGAACAGCTTGATTCTTTGTATCAAGTGCATATGAAAGGACATTTTGCTTGTACCCAAGCAGCCGTTAAGGAAATGAGAAAACAAGGAAATGGTGGAAGTATTATTAACTTTTCTTCACCTAGTGCTTTTGGTGGTGAAGGCGCACAAGGTTGGCAATTATTATATGGTTCTATCAAAGCAGCAATCTTAGGATTTACACAACATTTATCAGTTGGATTGGCTAATGATCACATTCGTGTGAATGCAATTATGCCTGCAGCTATTTCCAAATTAAATACCTCAGCAACACAATTTGTAGATATGGGAGATGGTTTACCATATACAGATGGTTATCAAAGTGCTGAACATATTAGTGATGTTGTTCTGTATTTAGCGAGTGATACCTCTCAACATATTACTGGAAAATATTTATATATTCGTTCATCAGATATTTGTTCCTTTGCAAGATCTTGCAGTATTATTGATAGCCAACATAAATTTTTTAGAAAAGCCAATGGTGAACATTGGACTCAAGAAGAATTGGCAAAGTTGCCTTTATAA
- a CDS encoding SDR family NAD(P)-dependent oxidoreductase, which produces MNQETKVWLITGASKGIGKAILQCALKNGDCVVATVRDVKAIEVSEELLDRLMVFKLDVSWLNQKIYEEMVAKAIEKFGKIDILVNNAGFAVITNFEETSEEMIKQIFEVNLFGMMRVTRAVLPVMRKQQKEHIINIASAAGYGVGPVVYHTSKFAVTGFSTSLAFEVEPFGIKVTNVAHGLFRTGFYDQGVWKTEVDQHVCDYDVIR; this is translated from the coding sequence ATGAATCAAGAAACAAAAGTTTGGCTCATTACAGGGGCAAGTAAAGGAATAGGGAAAGCCATCCTTCAATGTGCTTTAAAAAATGGTGACTGTGTTGTAGCAACAGTAAGAGATGTAAAAGCTATTGAAGTTTCAGAAGAATTATTGGATAGATTGATGGTTTTTAAGTTAGATGTTTCATGGCTAAATCAAAAGATTTATGAAGAAATGGTAGCAAAAGCAATAGAGAAATTTGGAAAGATTGATATTCTTGTAAATAATGCAGGATTTGCAGTTATTACAAATTTTGAAGAAACAAGTGAAGAAATGATTAAACAAATATTTGAAGTGAATTTATTTGGAATGATGAGAGTAACACGTGCTGTTTTACCCGTAATGCGAAAACAACAAAAAGAGCATATTATTAATATAGCTTCAGCAGCTGGATATGGTGTTGGACCAGTTGTCTATCATACGTCAAAGTTTGCTGTCACAGGTTTTTCAACTTCTTTAGCATTTGAAGTTGAACCCTTTGGCATAAAAGTGACAAATGTAGCACATGGTTTGTTTAGAACTGGTTTTTATGATCAAGGAGTTTGGAAAACAGAGGTTGATCAACATGTTTGTGATTATGATGTAATCAGATAG
- a CDS encoding Cof-type HAD-IIB family hydrolase, with translation MTIKVIIMDVDGTLTNSQKVVTPETKEALLKAQDAGAILILASGRPTSGLRDLSKELQMDKHNGLLVCYNGAKVVDCQSEEVLFNQALSIEEAKAVLEHMKKFDRVRPMIDHGEYMYVTNVYDNIIQFNGGPFNVMEYESRGGKYKLCEVDDLAAFVDFPLNKILTTSDPEYLQEHYKEMQAPFIDTLSCMFTGPFYFEFTAKGIDKAKALDIVLKPMGYKQEEMMAFGDGHNDTSMVKYAGIGVAMANAVEDLKAIADDVTLSNDEDGIAKSIYKYMPEIK, from the coding sequence ATGACAATAAAAGTGATTATTATGGATGTAGATGGGACACTCACAAATAGTCAAAAAGTAGTGACACCAGAAACAAAAGAAGCATTATTAAAAGCACAAGATGCAGGAGCAATCTTAATTTTAGCATCTGGTAGACCAACATCTGGTTTAAGAGATTTATCAAAAGAATTACAAATGGATAAACATAATGGATTATTGGTTTGTTATAATGGAGCTAAAGTTGTGGACTGCCAAAGCGAAGAAGTTTTATTCAATCAAGCTTTAAGCATTGAAGAAGCCAAAGCTGTTTTAGAACATATGAAAAAATTTGATCGTGTTCGTCCAATGATTGATCATGGTGAATATATGTATGTCACAAATGTCTATGATAACATCATTCAATTTAATGGTGGACCATTTAATGTTATGGAATATGAATCTCGTGGTGGAAAATATAAATTATGTGAAGTGGATGATTTAGCTGCTTTTGTTGATTTTCCATTAAACAAAATTTTAACAACATCTGACCCTGAATATTTACAGGAACACTACAAAGAGATGCAAGCACCATTTATTGATACATTAAGCTGTATGTTTACAGGACCTTTCTATTTTGAATTTACAGCAAAGGGTATTGATAAAGCCAAAGCTTTAGATATTGTTTTAAAACCAATGGGTTATAAACAAGAAGAAATGATGGCTTTTGGAGATGGGCATAATGATACTTCAATGGTCAAATATGCAGGTATCGGTGTGGCTATGGCTAATGCTGTGGAAGATTTAAAAGCGATTGCGGATGATGTGACTTTATCTAATGATGAAGATGGTATTGCAAAATCTATTTACAAATATATGCCAGAAATAAAATAA
- a CDS encoding MurR/RpiR family transcriptional regulator — MNIFNKLDQVIDLTDNEKILVDYMKQHTDDFIKYNASQIAEECYVSMSTIYRLCHKLGIAGLSDLKLQVSASIEDYLKEADDFDYNYPIKQNETQYQIAHKLKDVYQQTVTSTLNLLDLEQLRLSASLLKKAQYIDVYTSAGNIYFAQNFKFQMQEIGIYVNVPIEDYQQNLLAVSSDAKHVAIVISFGARGTSAEHITHLLKKNKTPIILITSTLENPLEKYAQHILYMSSYEDHYNKISSFATRLSLLYLLDCLYTCYFRLDYQNNIDKKLRYYETMTKQ; from the coding sequence ATGAACATTTTTAATAAACTTGATCAAGTGATTGACTTAACAGATAATGAAAAAATACTTGTTGATTATATGAAACAACATACTGATGATTTTATTAAATATAATGCTTCTCAGATTGCTGAAGAATGTTATGTATCCATGTCAACAATCTATCGTTTATGTCATAAATTAGGCATTGCAGGATTATCAGATTTAAAACTTCAAGTATCAGCTTCGATTGAGGATTATTTAAAAGAAGCTGATGATTTTGATTATAATTATCCTATCAAGCAAAATGAAACACAGTATCAGATTGCGCATAAATTAAAAGATGTTTATCAACAAACAGTCACTTCAACATTGAATTTGCTTGATTTAGAACAATTACGTTTATCAGCCAGTCTACTTAAAAAAGCACAGTATATTGATGTGTATACATCAGCTGGAAATATCTATTTTGCCCAAAATTTTAAATTTCAGATGCAAGAAATTGGTATTTATGTCAATGTACCTATTGAAGATTATCAACAAAATTTACTTGCGGTAAGTAGTGATGCCAAACATGTCGCCATTGTGATTTCTTTTGGTGCAAGAGGAACTTCAGCTGAACATATTACCCATTTATTAAAGAAAAATAAAACACCAATTATTTTAATCACATCAACTTTAGAAAATCCATTAGAAAAATATGCTCAGCATATTTTATATATGAGTTCATATGAAGATCACTATAATAAGATTTCTTCTTTTGCGACACGCTTATCTTTATTGTATTTACTAGATTGTTTATATACTTGTTATTTTAGATTGGATTATCAAAATAATATTGATAAGAAATTACGTTATTATGAAACAATGACAAAACAATAG
- a CDS encoding MurR/RpiR family transcriptional regulator, whose product MNIFTKIKQEKHFTEGEKVFAEYILNHPHDIVQYDVQYIAKKSYVSVSAIYRVIEKLGLSGFNQLKVEISLQLENY is encoded by the coding sequence ATGAATATTTTTACTAAGATTAAACAAGAAAAACATTTTACAGAAGGAGAAAAAGTATTTGCTGAGTATATATTAAATCATCCTCATGATATTGTTCAATATGATGTACAATATATTGCAAAAAAGAGTTATGTGTCTGTTTCAGCCATTTACAGAGTTATTGAAAAATTAGGATTATCTGGTTTTAATCAGTTAAAAGTTGAGATTTCTTTACAATTAGAAAATTATTAA
- a CDS encoding MurR/RpiR family transcriptional regulator, translating into MLEIGIHIDVATERYYQHWYANSCQKGDVVMLISYAGRTPQMAELVKVLKKKEVTMILISSMIEIDFAKDVDYHLYFSPYEDSEEKIASFSSRVSLQYLLDCIYASYFNRDYEKNLEERFAHYIE; encoded by the coding sequence ATGTTAGAGATAGGTATCCATATTGATGTGGCTACGGAAAGATATTATCAGCATTGGTATGCAAACTCATGTCAAAAAGGGGACGTTGTGATGTTGATTAGCTATGCTGGCAGAACACCACAGATGGCTGAATTAGTCAAGGTTCTTAAGAAAAAGGAAGTCACAATGATTTTGATTTCATCAATGATTGAAATAGATTTTGCTAAAGATGTAGATTATCATTTGTATTTTTCTCCATATGAAGATTCTGAAGAAAAGATTGCTTCCTTTTCATCACGTGTTTCTTTACAATATTTATTAGATTGTATTTATGCAAGTTATTTTAATAGAGATTATGAAAAGAATTTAGAAGAACGCTTTGCGCATTATATTGAATAA
- a CDS encoding Gfo/Idh/MocA family protein, producing MLAKKYGFQRYSTNYQDLLKDSQVDTIYIALPNHLHYEYAKQALEHQKHVIIEKPMASTYKEAKTLQTLAIKNHLLIWEAITNQYLSQYVYIKKILNDIGNIQTVTCQFCQYSSRYDAFLKGKFYLFLIIKNQVEL from the coding sequence ATGTTGGCTAAAAAATATGGGTTTCAACGTTATTCTACCAATTATCAAGATTTATTAAAAGATTCACAAGTAGATACTATTTATATAGCATTACCAAACCATCTTCATTATGAATATGCAAAACAAGCATTAGAACATCAAAAACATGTGATTATTGAAAAGCCAATGGCTTCAACATATAAAGAAGCTAAAACATTGCAAACATTAGCTATAAAAAATCATTTGTTGATATGGGAGGCGATTACAAATCAGTACTTATCACAATATGTCTATATCAAAAAAATTTTGAATGATATAGGTAATATTCAAACTGTAACATGTCAATTTTGTCAATATTCATCACGTTATGATGCTTTTTTAAAGGGGAAGTTTTACCTGTTTTTGATTATCAAAAATCAGGTGGAGCTTTAA
- a CDS encoding PTS sugar transporter subunit IIB has product MKKIILCCKAGVTSNMFASALKDEASKIGVEIIIWATTETMIEYSIEQADIILVTPQLRSSIGKFEDLARPETPVILISDEDFTQFNAKKVLEEALAQI; this is encoded by the coding sequence ATGAAAAAAATAATATTATGCTGTAAAGCTGGAGTGACTTCTAATATGTTTGCCTCTGCCTTAAAAGATGAAGCTTCTAAAATAGGAGTTGAAATCATTATATGGGCAACAACTGAAACAATGATTGAATATTCTATTGAACAGGCAGATATCATTTTAGTGACTCCTCAATTAAGAAGTTCAATTGGAAAATTTGAAGATCTCGCAAGACCTGAAACTCCAGTTATTTTAATTAGCGATGAAGATTTCACTCAATTCAATGCTAAAAAAGTTCTTGAAGAAGCATTAGCTCAAATTTAG
- a CDS encoding MerR family transcriptional regulator — MKTSDLEKELGLSKHTIRYYEKEGLITPQRDDNGYRRYSEEDLQTLKLVKFLRGLNISIDDVKAIIQGQLDFHECLKVNQIHLENQIESMKEVKKTIDNYHDKDLPLIPALENIEVNTKNWKLGFQKTTKAVSIGRKLTKSWAKRQIVYGMIVGALMSLLISMWFISDDYPIWMKVLIYFIVFIIMQLFIIAFSYKSTSSAMLDQTLNQSIEFLDDGIRYYQFKNPIKNIRYFFAVLFGKDEKFMQHYRYEDIRKVSLFAQKRYMKLVSPIAYENYVVDFEFEFHDGQKFYFYYPMILDDDSRYIATILEAKVSCIEDKDHILYAMKNGLNITDYMMNENKQDL, encoded by the coding sequence ATGAAAACAAGTGATTTAGAAAAAGAATTAGGTTTATCTAAGCATACGATTCGTTATTATGAAAAAGAAGGTTTGATTACACCACAAAGAGATGATAATGGTTATCGTCGTTATAGTGAGGAAGATCTTCAAACATTAAAGTTAGTGAAGTTTTTAAGAGGTTTAAATATTTCTATTGATGATGTCAAAGCGATTATTCAAGGGCAATTAGATTTTCATGAATGTTTAAAAGTCAATCAAATTCATTTAGAAAATCAAATAGAAAGCATGAAAGAAGTCAAAAAGACAATAGATAACTATCATGATAAAGATTTGCCTTTGATTCCAGCTTTAGAAAATATAGAAGTCAATACAAAGAACTGGAAATTAGGTTTTCAAAAAACAACAAAAGCTGTATCTATTGGTAGAAAACTTACAAAATCTTGGGCTAAAAGACAAATTGTTTATGGTATGATTGTAGGTGCTTTGATGTCATTGCTTATTTCTATGTGGTTTATATCAGATGATTATCCAATATGGATGAAGGTTTTGATTTACTTCATTGTGTTTATAATTATGCAACTGTTTATTATAGCTTTTTCTTATAAGAGTACAAGTTCAGCCATGTTAGATCAAACCTTAAATCAATCCATAGAGTTTTTAGATGATGGTATACGCTATTATCAATTTAAAAATCCAATCAAGAATATTCGATATTTCTTTGCAGTATTATTTGGTAAAGATGAAAAATTTATGCAACATTATCGTTATGAAGATATTCGTAAGGTTTCATTGTTTGCTCAAAAACGATATATGAAACTTGTTTCACCAATTGCATATGAAAATTATGTTGTTGATTTTGAATTTGAATTTCATGATGGACAAAAGTTTTATTTCTACTATCCAATGATTTTAGATGATGATTCAAGATATATTGCGACAATTTTAGAGGCTAAAGTTTCATGTATTGAAGATAAAGATCACATTTTATATGCTATGAAAAATGGTTTAAATATAACAGATTACATGATGAATGAAAATAAACAAGATTTATAA
- a CDS encoding MerR family transcriptional regulator has translation MKTSDLEKELKLSKHTIRYYEKEGLITPQRDSNGYRNYSDEDVQTLKLVKFLRGLNISIDDVKAIINGDLDFHECLEVNQVHLEKQIESMKEMKQAIDAYRDKDLPLIPGLENIEVNTKNWKLGYQKTTKAVSLGRKLTKAWAKRQMLAAGGSSLALSAAFTVWLSIVIDPIIVRIIVFICFFLGLFVLMIATAFARTFAMMMDNSLDQSVEFLSEGIRYYQFKGLKANLKYFIAVLMNKDKDIMKFYRYEDITKVCIYTNLKYMGIGAPMAIDVYVMDFEFHFSDGNKFYFFWPMILDDDSRYIGAILEAKVPCIEDKDNVLYAMKNGLNITDYMLNKD, from the coding sequence ATGAAAACAAGTGATTTAGAAAAGGAATTAAAGCTATCTAAACATACGATTCGTTATTATGAAAAAGAAGGTTTGATTACACCTCAAAGAGATAGTAATGGTTATCGTAATTATAGTGATGAGGATGTTCAAACATTAAAGCTAGTGAAGTTTTTAAGAGGGTTAAATATTTCTATAGACGATGTCAAAGCAATTATCAATGGTGATTTAGATTTCCATGAATGTTTAGAAGTGAATCAGGTTCATTTGGAAAAACAAATAGAAAGTATGAAAGAAATGAAACAAGCTATAGATGCTTACCGTGATAAAGATTTACCATTGATACCAGGTTTAGAAAATATAGAAGTTAATACAAAGAATTGGAAACTTGGATATCAAAAAACAACCAAAGCTGTATCTTTAGGAAGAAAATTAACGAAAGCGTGGGCCAAAAGACAGATGTTGGCGGCAGGAGGAAGTTCTCTAGCATTATCAGCAGCTTTTACAGTATGGTTATCAATAGTGATTGATCCTATTATCGTACGAATTATTGTCTTTATATGTTTCTTTTTAGGATTGTTTGTGCTAATGATTGCCACTGCATTCGCCAGAACATTTGCAATGATGATGGATAATTCTTTAGATCAATCTGTGGAGTTTTTAAGTGAAGGGATACGTTATTATCAATTTAAAGGCTTGAAAGCGAATCTTAAATATTTTATTGCAGTATTAATGAATAAGGATAAAGATATTATGAAGTTTTATCGTTATGAAGATATTACAAAAGTATGTATTTATACTAATCTTAAGTATATGGGTATTGGTGCGCCAATGGCTATCGATGTTTATGTAATGGACTTTGAATTTCATTTCAGTGATGGCAACAAGTTTTATTTCTTTTGGCCGATGATTTTAGACGATGATTCAAGATATATTGGAGCTATTTTAGAAGCTAAAGTTCCTTGTATTGAAGATAAAGATAATGTTTTATATGCCATGAAAAATGGTTTAAATATTACTGATTATATGTTGAATAAGGATTAG
- a CDS encoding GTP pyrophosphokinase, translated as MKLFKDYKNYWDYMQPYRSAVNLVKAKLEGIDDELKCEHGYSPIHQIQSRIKSLESIEEKIERKHYSNTLDSLKKLYDIAGLRVICHYINDIQYISQLFIMHEDIHLLKTVNYIDYPKESGYQSLHLVVEVSIYCQNGLMKIPVEIQLRTIAMDCWASLEHDLLYKNKRAISKDIQDELKECAKRIALTDLQMQRIYQKVYQEKRKRRNNHQSNEKCYQIYNFIILVK; from the coding sequence ATGAAATTATTTAAAGATTATAAAAATTATTGGGACTATATGCAACCTTATCGTAGTGCAGTTAATTTAGTAAAAGCAAAACTTGAAGGCATTGATGATGAATTAAAGTGTGAACATGGATATAGTCCTATTCATCAGATTCAATCAAGAATAAAATCACTTGAAAGTATTGAAGAAAAGATAGAGCGTAAACATTATTCAAATACGCTAGATTCATTAAAGAAACTTTATGATATTGCAGGATTAAGAGTCATTTGTCATTATATCAATGATATTCAGTATATTTCCCAATTGTTTATCATGCACGAAGATATTCATTTATTAAAGACAGTGAATTATATTGATTATCCTAAAGAAAGTGGATATCAGTCTTTACATTTGGTTGTTGAAGTATCTATCTATTGTCAAAATGGTTTAATGAAAATACCAGTAGAAATTCAACTTAGAACGATTGCGATGGATTGTTGGGCAAGTTTAGAACATGATTTGCTTTATAAAAATAAAAGAGCAATTTCAAAGGATATTCAAGATGAATTGAAAGAATGTGCCAAACGCATAGCGTTAACTGATTTACAAATGCAAAGAATATATCAAAAAGTTTATCAGGAAAAAAGAAAAAGAAGAAACAATCATCAGTCAAACGAGAAATGCTATCAAATCTATAACTTCATAATATTGGTTAAATGA
- a CDS encoding transposase produces MSYFTTDLYETKREIVNFSNKLSDSLDKPAAKFVMDMMFGLARSQSVLLSDIARALDENIKLNYTIDRLSNHLAQFDDEAMNQMKSNYNDMVIKHLSEDRIILLDNSEIIKKYGRKFEDLCMVRDASSLKDDIYPGYHVCEATALTQDQHHPISLYSHIYSTESEGFRSMNDETIKSIKYVKSLIPERCTFVCDRGYDANVFYDYFIDENHNADDFIIRLKENRTLLFKGKPKKVGEIAKRRKGKIKMNMYFSKEDSEVYVSHTRVELPSQKGRILNLVIVYGLSEEKPMMLLTNREIRNKRDVHKIVRAYMSRWRIEEKFRFKKNQYGFENIRVRTMKSINVLNTILMMHIGHITLLAEKVDKKLLVIKMIERSKSLKGKRYYWCYQISKGIQEILKYAQKGIKEFQNIREKQEYRQLQLKL; encoded by the coding sequence ATGAGTTATTTTACCACAGATCTATATGAAACGAAAAGAGAAATTGTCAATTTTTCTAATAAATTATCAGACAGTCTTGATAAACCTGCTGCCAAGTTTGTCATGGACATGATGTTTGGTCTTGCAAGAAGTCAAAGTGTTCTACTTAGCGATATTGCCAGAGCTCTTGATGAAAATATCAAGCTCAATTATACAATTGACAGATTATCCAATCATTTGGCTCAATTTGATGATGAAGCAATGAACCAAATGAAATCCAATTATAATGATATGGTTATCAAGCATCTTAGCGAAGACAGGATCATTTTACTTGATAACAGTGAAATCATCAAAAAATATGGAAGAAAATTTGAAGATCTTTGTATGGTCAGGGATGCTTCCTCACTTAAGGATGACATTTATCCTGGATACCATGTATGTGAGGCAACTGCCCTCACACAGGATCAACATCATCCAATATCTTTGTATAGCCATATCTATTCAACTGAAAGTGAAGGATTCAGGTCAATGAACGATGAAACAATAAAGAGCATAAAATATGTCAAATCTCTCATTCCTGAAAGATGTACATTTGTATGTGACAGAGGATATGATGCCAATGTATTTTATGATTACTTCATAGATGAAAATCATAATGCAGATGATTTCATCATCAGACTCAAAGAAAATAGAACATTATTGTTTAAAGGGAAGCCAAAGAAAGTAGGAGAAATCGCCAAAAGAAGAAAAGGCAAGATTAAGATGAACATGTATTTTTCTAAGGAAGATAGTGAAGTCTATGTATCACATACGAGAGTGGAACTGCCATCACAAAAGGGAAGGATATTAAATCTAGTCATTGTGTATGGATTAAGTGAAGAAAAACCGATGATGCTTTTAACGAATAGAGAGATCAGGAATAAAAGAGATGTGCATAAGATAGTGAGGGCATATATGTCAAGGTGGCGAATCGAGGAGAAATTCAGATTCAAAAAGAATCAGTATGGTTTTGAAAATATAAGAGTAAGGACAATGAAATCAATAAATGTATTGAATACGATATTGATGATGCATATAGGGCATATAACACTGTTGGCAGAGAAAGTAGACAAGAAATTACTGGTCATAAAGATGATAGAGAGAAGCAAATCGCTTAAAGGAAAGAGATATTACTGGTGCTATCAGATCAGTAAAGGGATACAGGAAATATTAAAATATGCACAAAAGGGAATCAAGGAGTTTCAAAATATAAGAGAGAAGCAGGAATACAGGCAGCTACAACTGAAACTATAA
- a CDS encoding suppressor of fused domain protein yields the protein MSWRLGGNDPLDGISIYDGGDYWHFVTFGLSELYEKESKNQEISGYGMEFTLKLKKGYSDDEESEIKGICGILQTLARITFQKGEVFGPYEYIYTGQKQGVDIKQTSMLTGFITVVDNDLKTTMTPNGQVTFVELIGATDKELLAVHNHQLTVEELYQKIGDITDYQRESVI from the coding sequence GTGAGTTGGAGATTAGGTGGCAATGATCCATTAGATGGCATCAGTATTTATGATGGTGGTGACTATTGGCATTTTGTGACTTTTGGATTATCGGAACTTTATGAGAAAGAATCTAAGAATCAAGAGATTAGTGGGTATGGTATGGAATTTACTTTGAAATTAAAGAAAGGTTATAGTGATGATGAGGAATCTGAAATCAAAGGTATTTGTGGTATCCTTCAAACACTCGCTAGAATCACTTTTCAAAAAGGAGAAGTCTTTGGACCTTATGAATATATCTATACTGGACAAAAACAAGGTGTGGATATAAAACAGACTTCTATGTTAACGGGTTTTATTACTGTTGTTGACAACGATTTGAAAACAACCATGACACCAAATGGTCAAGTGACTTTTGTGGAATTGATTGGGGCGACAGATAAAGAACTTCTCGCTGTTCATAACCATCAATTGACAGTAGAAGAACTTTATCAAAAAATAGGAGATATCACTGATTATCAAAGAGAATCAGTGATATAG